Genomic DNA from Fimbriimonas ginsengisoli Gsoil 348:
CACTTCCCTTTCGGCACCTGGGCTTTGGTTCGGACGACGATCGCGTTTCCGGGGGCGTGCCGCATTACTCGGGCGGTGAGATAGCCGTCCTCCAGCATTAGCTCGAAGCCGCAAAAGCCGACGTCGGTTCCGCCGGTCCGATGCATCAGGACGACCGGTCCCTTCCCGGGGCGCGGATCTTGGATCCAGAACGACCAGGTGAAGGCGTCCCACCTTTCTCTTCCGGGTAGGCCTCGGAAGAGGACGCCGTTGTCGCCGTCGAAGAGGACCGCCTTCCCCCGATGGCCGGGAACGAGGTCAACGTTTTGGATCTTTGCTCCGGTCAAATTTCCGCCCAGATCGTTGGCGAACTTACCGCCGTCGTCTCCGTCGAGAGAAAACCGGGCAAGGAGTTGAGGCGTCTCGGGCGGCTTGCCCGTCCATTGCCGATACCGCTGCTCAGCGTCCTTCGTTGCCTTGGCGAGATTCAGTTGGACTTGTCGATCCGCTGATTTCAATTCGTTCAACTTCCGCTCTTGCTCTGCGGTCGGGAGCAGGAGCGAGGGGGTGGGGACGATCTCGGTGCTGAGCAGCAGGCCGTATTCGTCGATCGAGTTGAAGTAGCCGAAGAGCTGGTAGTACTCCTTCTGAGTAATCGGATCGAATTTGTGATCGTGACAGCGGGCGCACCCGACGGTCAGGCCGAGCACGGCGGTTCCGTAGGTGTTTACACGGTCGGCGGCGTACTCGGTCTTGAATTCGAGGGCGATCGACCCGCCCTCGTTGGATTGCCTGTGGAGACGGTTGAAGGCGGTCGCGAGACGTTGGTCGCGGGTTGGATTCTTCAGCAGGTCGCCGGCGATTTGGTCGGTGAGGAACTGGTCGTATGGCAGGTTTTGGTTGAACGATTTGACGACCCAGTCGCGGTACGGCCAAGTCGGCATCAGCAGGTCGGATTGGTAGCCGTAACTGTCCGAGTAGCGGGCGGCGTCGAGCCAATCGACGGCGATTCGCTCTCCGAAGTGGGGGCTGGCGAGGAGGCGATCGACGACCTTCTCGAACGCGGCCGGGCTCTTATCGGATTGAAATTCGGCGATCTCTCGTTCGGTCGGCGGAAGCCCGGTAAGGTCCAAGCTCACTCGCCGCAGCCAGCGCAGACGGTCGGCGGGTGGGCTGGGCGCCAGTCCCTCTTTCTTTAGGCGAGCCAGGATGAACCGGTCGAGGTCGCCGCGCGGCCAAGTGCTCTTGACGTGGGGAACAGCAACGTTTGCGGGGACCGGCTGAAACGACCAAAGCCGCCCGTAAGTCGCCCCCTCGGCGATCCAACGGGTGAGGATCGCGATCTCCTCCTTTGTCAGCGATTTGCCGCTCGACGGAGGAGGCATCGTCATCGTCGGATGGTTGATGCGCTTGACGACGAGGCTGTCGTTCGGCTTCCAGGGGACGATCGGAAATCGGCCACCCCGATTTGCAAAAGCCCCTTCGGGCGTGTCGAGCCGCATGCCGGCCATCCGGCTCCCCGCGTCGGGGCCGTGGCACTTGAAGCATTTGTCGGAGAGGATCGGGAGGACGTCGCGCGAATAGCTGAGTTTTTCTTTCGCTGCCGGTTTCTGGGCGGGCCACAGCGCGGCGCCCGCGAGCATCGAGGCGCTGACCAACATCAGCAAAAAGCCAGATACTCCGCCCTGAGTCCGCATCTTCGTAGGTTACACCTACCAGCGGGAGATGTTTGTAGCACTTATCGCCGGAGGATGAACTGGCTTATATTTTGAGCGTTATACGCGTGGTGCCCATGAGTAATCGATTTCTTCCACTTGTTACCGGCGCAGCCCTTGCGCTTGCCGCTTTCGGGGTCGCTTCGACCGACTCGAACCTCTACTCCGGACTCGCTTGGCGAAATATCGGTCCATTTCGAGGGGGCCGGATTTCCGCGGTGAGCGGTGCGGTGGGGCAGCCCGGGGTGTTCTATGCCGGACTGCCGCTTGGCGGCGTATGGAAGACCACCGGCGCCGGGACGACCTGGGTCCCGGTCATGGACTCAGTGAAAGAGGCCTCTTCGGTCGGCGCGGTCGAGGTCGCGCCGTCCGATCCGAACGTGATCTATGTCGGAATGGGAGACATGATCACCGGAGGCGGAATCAACGAGGGGAACGGCCTCTACAAGTCGACCGATGCCGGCAAAACCTGGGTGCACCTCGGGCTCGACGACACCCGCCAGATCCCTTCGATCTTGGTCGACCCGCACGACCCGAATCTCGTCATGGTCGCGGCTCAGGGGAACGTCCACGCGCAGTCGGAAACGCGCGGCCTCTACCGCAGCACCGATGGCGGGAAGAGTTGGAAGAAGACGCTTTACGTCGACAATCAGACCGGCATCCAAAAGATCGCGTGGGCTTACGACCATCCAAACGTGATGCTCGCAACCACCGTGCGGCATTACAACGCTCCGGGAGCGGCGCGTGGCTTCGGAGGCGGCGGTGGAGGCGCGGGGAGCGCGGGGACGATGCTCTTCAAATCCACCGACGAGGGAGTCACCTGGAAAAGGATCGTAAGCGACGATCTGCCCCCACTCTCCGGGCGCACGTGCGTTGCGGTGGCAATGAACACCAACGCTCAGCGGATGTATCTGGTAGGAAACTTCGGCCTCTACCGGTCGGACGATGGGGGCTCGAGCTGGCGGCAAATGGATGCGAGCGACCGTCGAGTTGCGAACGGGCAGGGCGGCTACAACTGCGGCGTGTACGTCGACTCAAAGGACCCCGACGTCGTGTACGTCATCAACACCTCCAGCTATGTCTCGCGAGATGGCGGAAAAACGTTCACCGGTTTTAAGGGCGCTCCGGGCGGCGACGACCCGCAGCAGATGTGGATCGACCCAACCGACTCGAAGCGCCTCTTCTTCGGCACCGACCAAGGGGCCACGATCTCGCTCGACGGTGGACAGACCTGGAGCTCCTGGTACAACCAGCCGACCGCGCAGGTCTATCACATCTCGGTCGATAACTCCTACCCGTACTGGGTGTACGCCACCCAGCAGGACTCGGGCGCCGTCGCGACCCGGAGCCGAGGCGACCTTGGCGAGATCACCCCGCTCGACTGGCTCCCCACCCCCGGCTACGAGTTCGGCTCGATCGTGGCGGACCCGCTGAACCCGAAGATCGTCTACTCCGGCGGCCCCGGCGGAGGGATCGTCAAGATCACCTATCCGAACGGGCAATGGGTGAACGTCAGCCCGAACGTAGACTCGACTCTCGCACTGCGAAAGGTCGGCAACCAGCCGATGCTGTGGTCTCCGACGAACCCGCACGAGCTCATGGCGGGATTCCAGTTCCTGATGGCCACGACAGACGGCGGGAAGAGCTGGAAGAAGCTCAGTCCCGACCTTGGCTTCCCTCGCGGGGTTAAGCCGCCCAGTGAGAAAGCGCCCGCTCGCCCGGGAACGCGGCCGGCTGCCGGAAGCACCAATGAGGCCACCTCGGACGAAGATATGGACGACGAGGAAGAGGAAGAAG
This window encodes:
- a CDS encoding DUF1553 domain-containing protein; the encoded protein is MRTQGGVSGFLLMLVSASMLAGAALWPAQKPAAKEKLSYSRDVLPILSDKCFKCHGPDAGSRMAGMRLDTPEGAFANRGGRFPIVPWKPNDSLVVKRINHPTMTMPPPSSGKSLTKEEIAILTRWIAEGATYGRLWSFQPVPANVAVPHVKSTWPRGDLDRFILARLKKEGLAPSPPADRLRWLRRVSLDLTGLPPTEREIAEFQSDKSPAAFEKVVDRLLASPHFGERIAVDWLDAARYSDSYGYQSDLLMPTWPYRDWVVKSFNQNLPYDQFLTDQIAGDLLKNPTRDQRLATAFNRLHRQSNEGGSIALEFKTEYAADRVNTYGTAVLGLTVGCARCHDHKFDPITQKEYYQLFGYFNSIDEYGLLLSTEIVPTPSLLLPTAEQERKLNELKSADRQVQLNLAKATKDAEQRYRQWTGKPPETPQLLARFSLDGDDGGKFANDLGGNLTGAKIQNVDLVPGHRGKAVLFDGDNGVLFRGLPGRERWDAFTWSFWIQDPRPGKGPVVLMHRTGGTDVGFCGFELMLEDGYLTARVMRHAPGNAIVVRTKAQVPKGKWSQVAWSWDGSGRAAGLKIYLDGRPAETTVLNDQLWKKINAYGDLGPSGGEWSFAQRFRDSGFKGGKLDDVAFADRELSAFEVAQLYGNAAPSDLPGYYIAAVDPEVRAAQEAVRKAQEQLANAEEAVYEISVMEEAKKPIPSYLLARGRYDAPRTAATLVNRGVPKSLPPLKVAGKNDRLALAKWSTRSDNPLTARVAVNRLWQMIFGVGLVETSENFGSQGSRPTHPELLDYLARRFVNSGWDVKALLRTMVLSATYRQDSKLTAKLAKVDPENRLLARGPSHRLSAEMVRDTALAAAGLLNPRVGGPPVNPYQPAGIWQENNTMSPGFVQSKGADLYRRSLYSTWKRTTPVPSMLLFDATSREACAIRRPTTSTPLQALVLLNDVQFVEAARALADHALVASADTGERIRLIFRRLAGRNPDAREMAVLTQGHEEQLSQFKSTPADADKLVHVGESKPTTIDPVVLAAMTVTVQTVLNSDAVVWKR
- a CDS encoding WD40/YVTN/BNR-like repeat-containing protein, with protein sequence MSNRFLPLVTGAALALAAFGVASTDSNLYSGLAWRNIGPFRGGRISAVSGAVGQPGVFYAGLPLGGVWKTTGAGTTWVPVMDSVKEASSVGAVEVAPSDPNVIYVGMGDMITGGGINEGNGLYKSTDAGKTWVHLGLDDTRQIPSILVDPHDPNLVMVAAQGNVHAQSETRGLYRSTDGGKSWKKTLYVDNQTGIQKIAWAYDHPNVMLATTVRHYNAPGAARGFGGGGGGAGSAGTMLFKSTDEGVTWKRIVSDDLPPLSGRTCVAVAMNTNAQRMYLVGNFGLYRSDDGGSSWRQMDASDRRVANGQGGYNCGVYVDSKDPDVVYVINTSSYVSRDGGKTFTGFKGAPGGDDPQQMWIDPTDSKRLFFGTDQGATISLDGGQTWSSWYNQPTAQVYHISVDNSYPYWVYATQQDSGAVATRSRGDLGEITPLDWLPTPGYEFGSIVADPLNPKIVYSGGPGGGIVKITYPNGQWVNVSPNVDSTLALRKVGNQPMLWSPTNPHELMAGFQFLMATTDGGKSWKKLSPDLGFPRGVKPPSEKAPARPGTRPAAGSTNEATSDEDMDDEEEEEGVPHMQGPPSPGGAIESFSPSSVDGNIIWVGTNNGLVKLTKDHGKTWDDVSIRGLPNRARADISAIDASHQDPGTAYAAVDYHNAADYKPYFYRTHDFGKSWTKIVSGLPTEQPSGSFARVIRCDTKKSGLLFAGTESSMYVSFDDGDNWQSLMLNLPNTSYRDMVVKDNDLVVGTYGRGFWVLDDISPLREITPAIASEPAHLFKPGDAIRVRRNTNGDTPFPPEIPHALNPPLGAIIYYYLGSKPSGDITLEVRDRSGNVVRHMSSAPIPPLAEPPAPVPDFWLEKPMPMPTEIGTNRINWNLRYDSPPAFSHNYEISANPGQTPASPEGPLALPGEYTVVLTVDGKSYKQTVTVRNDPRSPSNGSALRAQHEVQMQLYECAKEAWDGYKQVSAMRTALIDLKSNRSAEVAKAADALDTKLAAMGGSAGGGRRFGGGGGGAPAAPTFAGLSGAMTRQLSSLDTGDMAPNEPTRNACRARCKEMETLTKSWKAFKSKDLVTFNALLAKNGLKPLTP